A region of Carassius auratus strain Wakin chromosome 23, ASM336829v1, whole genome shotgun sequence DNA encodes the following proteins:
- the LOC113041080 gene encoding PHD finger protein 20-like isoform X2 produces MTKSPPHRRGITFEVGAQLEARDSLKNWYAASIEKIDYDDEKVLIHYRQWSHRYDEWFDWSSPYLRPVERIQLRKQGLSERQSAPGFQVNQKVLASWSDCRYYPAKILSRDKDGFYTVKFFDGVVKTVKGIKVKPFRKSSDGKTNRQTRKRGDQNRKQWKAKENGTSRSNGSRHSTSDQDGDSKSEEDEEDDSRDLQNGGEGESTAAQTLNDSESSSAEHNQKQHTEENRTEPLENGDANNPEEKEMNGGQEESQALQNGIDKNDGDQKEKEEATDESPSPPRRTRSKVADGKDVEKSNGPELRKRRASTGQMPPSKRSRANSSTERNSRSQIKPDSVPETSESKDGSTSPAENTAPKEEAGSTPDPAAAVKQPQTIHLPTTNKYSREPLYRVIKNQPPPILSIELDHNPFKCTIAGCLKSFRKASLLHYHMKYYHAQSDPSPPDCTQTRFSDKQNQSQETPRRRRTVPSPHRHALSPPAVALHRQRSATLVAERSKENQHFNRSLHDDTHWLDKETGAKERERLREKRQRDFFRIKLKKKKKRKSKSGEDSSSDLSSDSPVWSEEESDAELDLNVPLSEQGVETLPHSSEIVRCICEVQEENDFMIQCDECLCWQHGTCMGLYEDSVPDSYSCYICRDPPAQRQSQRYWYDKDWLSSGHMYGLSFLEENYSHQNSKKVVTAHQLLGDVHRVFEVLNGLQLKMSILQTQAHPDLKFWRQPWTPADSLRRKTAGDSGIATPFPSSPPEMGANEFETLKSEVPSPVERHCSFQDSYISSEHCYQKPRTYYPAVERRLVVETRCGSELEDSLRSTEDLLEMAEQRYGTQLDHDQHKLQLADRSFSKELECRMKRLVSAEQEKSCVVEIKEEEPDPVTPDPKPDPDLVLHQQWQLNLLEHIEAVQDEVTHRMDLIERELDVMESWLDYTGELEPPDPLARLPQLKHRIRQLLTDLGTVQQIALCSSSS; encoded by the exons ATGACAAAGAGCCCTCCTCACAGGCGTGGGATCACGTTCGAGGTGGGAGCGCAGCTGGAGGCCAGGGACAGTCTGAAGAACTG GTATGCAGCTAGCATCGAGAAGATCGACTATGACGACGAGAAGGTTTTGATCCACTACAGGCAGTGGAGTCACCGTTATGATGAGTGGTTTGACTGGAGCAGTCCGTACCTCAGACCCGTGGAGCGAATCCAGCTGAGGAAACAAGGCCTCTCTGAACGCCAGAGCGCTCCG GGCTTTCAAGTCAACCAGAAAGTTCTTGCCAGCTGGTCAGACTGTCGGTACTACCCTGCTAAGATCCTGTCCCGGGACAAAGATG GTTTCTACACAGTGAAGTTTTTTGATGGAGTTGTAAAGACAGTGAAGGGGATTAAGGTGAAGCCATTCCGCAAG AGCTCTGATGGCAAGACCAATCGGCAGACTCGAAAGCGGGGCGATCAAAACAGGAAACAATGGAAGGCCAAGGAGAACGGCACCAGCAGAAGTAACGGCTCGAGACACAGCACGTCTGACCAGGATGGAGACAGCAAATcagaggaggatgaagaagatGACTCCAGAGATCTCCAGAACGGTGGAGAGGGCGAAAGCACAGCAGCTCAGACATTGAACGATTCAGAGTCGAGTTCTGCAGAGCACAACCAAAAACAGCACACTGAAGAAAACAGGACAGAACCGCTTGAGAATGGAGACGCGAACAACCCAGAGGAGAAAGAGATGAATGGAGGACAGGAGGAGTCCCAAGCACTTCAAAATGGCATTGACAAGAACGACGGAGACCAGAAAGAGAAGGAAGAAGCAACAGATGAAAGCCCCAGTCCGCCCAGAAGGACACGGAGTAAGGTGGCAGATG GAAAAGACGTGGAAAAGTCCAACGGTCCAGAACTGAGGAAGAGACGTGCATCAACGGGACAGATGCCACCGTCCAAAAGGAGCAGAGCCAACTCAAGCACAG AAAGAAACAGTCGATCCCAAATCAAACCAGACTCTGTCCCAGAGACTTCAGAAAGTAAGGATGGCTCAACCAGTCCTGCAGAAAATACAGCACCCAAAGAGGAGGCCGGATCCACACCTGATCCCG CTGCAGCAGTCAAACAGCCGCAAACAATCCACCTTCCAACCACAAACAAGTATAGCAGAGAACCAT TGTACAGGGTCATCAAAAACCAGCCGCCCCCTATCCTGTCCATCGAGCTGGACCACAACCCGTTCAAATGCACGATCGCAGGCTGCCTCAAGTCTTTCCGCAAGGCGTCTCTGCTGCACTACCACATGAAGTACTATCACGCACAGAGCGACCCAAGCCCCCCTGACTGCACCCAGACGCGCTTCTCTGACAAACAGAACCAAAGCCAGGAGACCCCTCGCAGGCGCCGGACCGTCCCGTCTCCCCACC GTCACGCTCTGTCGCCCCCTGCTGTCGCCCTGCACCGGCAGCGCTCGGCCACGCTGGTCGCAGAGAGGAGCAAAGAGAACCAGCACTTCAACCGCTCGCTGCATGACGACACACACTGGCTTGACAAGGAAACAG GAGCGAAAGAACGGGAGAGGCTGAGGGAGAAGCGACAGAGGGATTTCTTCCGCATCaaactgaagaaaaagaagaaaaggaagTCGAAGTCAG GTGAAGACAGCAGCAGTGATTTGTCCTCAGACAGTCCTGTATGGAGTGAGGAGGAGTCTGACGCAGAGCTGGATCTGAATGTGCCCCTCTCAGAGCAGGGTGTGGAAACACTCCCTCACAGCTCTGAGATCGTACGCTGTATTTGTGAAGTGCAGGAGGAGAACGACTTCATGATTCAG TGTGATGAGTGTTTGTGCTGGCAGCACGGGACGTGTATGGGTCTGTATGAGGACAGTGTGCCAGACAGCTACAGCTGCTACATCTGCAGAGACCCACCAG CCCAGAGACAGAGTCAAAGGTACTGGTATGATAAAGACTGGCTGAGCAGCGGTCACATGTATGGCTTGTCTTTCCTGGAGGAGAACTACTCCCACCAGAACAGTAAGAAAGTGGTAACTGCCCATCAGCTCCTGGGGGACGTCCACCGTGTGTTTGAGGTCCTGAACGGCCTTCAGCTCAAAATGAGCATCTTACA GACACAAGCCCATCCAGACCTGAAGTTCTGGCGGCAGCCCTGGACACCTGCAGACAGCCTGCGGAGGAAGACGGCAGGTGACTCGGGCATAGCTACACCCTTCCCCTCCTCACCCCCTGAAATGGGAGCGAATGAGTTTGAGACATTGAAGAGCGAAGTCCCATCACCTGTGGAGAGGCATTGCTCTTTCCAGGACTCGTACATTAGCAGCGAGCACTGCTACCAGAAGCCCCGTACATACTACCCTGCGGTGGAGAGAAGACTTGTGGTGGAGACACGGTGCGGTTCTGAGCTGGAGGACAGTCTGAGGAGCACAGAGGACCTTCTAGAGATGGCCGAGCAGAGGTACGGCACGCAGCTGGACCACGACCAGCACAAGCTTCAGCTGGCCGACCGCTCCTTTAGTAAG GAGCTGGAGTGTCGTATGAAGCGACTGGTTTCCGCAGAGCAGGAAAAGAGTTGTGTGGTAGAAATCAAGGAAGAGGAGCCTGACCCGGTGACCCCTGACCCAAAGCCTGACCCTGATCTTGTGCTGCACCAGCAGTGGCAGCTGAACCTGCTGGAGCACATTGAAGCAGTGCAGGACGAGGTGACGCACAGGATGGACCTTATCGAGCGAGAACTAGACG TGATGGAGAGTTGGTTAGACTACACAGGTGAGCTGGAGCCTCCAGATCCTCTTGCGCGCCTCCCTCAACTGAAACATCGCATCAGACAGCTCCTGACTGACCTGGGAACTGTCCAACAGATCGCACTCTGCTCCTCGTCCTCTTGA
- the LOC113041080 gene encoding PHD finger protein 20-like isoform X1, with protein MTKSPPHRRGITFEVGAQLEARDSLKNWYAASIEKIDYDDEKVLIHYRQWSHRYDEWFDWSSPYLRPVERIQLRKQGLSERQSAPGFQVNQKVLASWSDCRYYPAKILSRDKDGFYTVKFFDGVVKTVKGIKVKPFRKSSDGKTNRQTRKRGDQNRKQWKAKENGTSRSNGSRHSTSDQDGDSKSEEDEEDDSRDLQNGGEGESTAAQTLNDSESSSAEHNQKQHTEENRTEPLENGDANNPEEKEMNGGQEESQALQNGIDKNDGDQKEKEEATDESPSPPRRTRSKVADGKDVEKSNGPELRKRRASTGQMPPSKRSRANSSTERNSRSQIKPDSVPETSESKDGSTSPAENTAPKEEAGSTPDPAAAVKQPQTIHLPTTNKYSREPLYRVIKNQPPPILSIELDHNPFKCTIAGCLKSFRKASLLHYHMKYYHAQSDPSPPDCTQTRFSDKQNQSQETPRRRRTVPSPHRHALSPPAVALHRQRSATLVAERSKENQHFNRSLHDDTHWLDKETGAKERERLREKRQRDFFRIKLKKKKKRKSKSDCFSTEESIGPKPLPCNLNSAHKLPLSLTHQSYSGHCPEKMLSQGEDSSSDLSSDSPVWSEEESDAELDLNVPLSEQGVETLPHSSEIVRCICEVQEENDFMIQCDECLCWQHGTCMGLYEDSVPDSYSCYICRDPPAQRQSQRYWYDKDWLSSGHMYGLSFLEENYSHQNSKKVVTAHQLLGDVHRVFEVLNGLQLKMSILQTQAHPDLKFWRQPWTPADSLRRKTAGDSGIATPFPSSPPEMGANEFETLKSEVPSPVERHCSFQDSYISSEHCYQKPRTYYPAVERRLVVETRCGSELEDSLRSTEDLLEMAEQRYGTQLDHDQHKLQLADRSFSKELECRMKRLVSAEQEKSCVVEIKEEEPDPVTPDPKPDPDLVLHQQWQLNLLEHIEAVQDEVTHRMDLIERELDVMESWLDYTGELEPPDPLARLPQLKHRIRQLLTDLGTVQQIALCSSSS; from the exons ATGACAAAGAGCCCTCCTCACAGGCGTGGGATCACGTTCGAGGTGGGAGCGCAGCTGGAGGCCAGGGACAGTCTGAAGAACTG GTATGCAGCTAGCATCGAGAAGATCGACTATGACGACGAGAAGGTTTTGATCCACTACAGGCAGTGGAGTCACCGTTATGATGAGTGGTTTGACTGGAGCAGTCCGTACCTCAGACCCGTGGAGCGAATCCAGCTGAGGAAACAAGGCCTCTCTGAACGCCAGAGCGCTCCG GGCTTTCAAGTCAACCAGAAAGTTCTTGCCAGCTGGTCAGACTGTCGGTACTACCCTGCTAAGATCCTGTCCCGGGACAAAGATG GTTTCTACACAGTGAAGTTTTTTGATGGAGTTGTAAAGACAGTGAAGGGGATTAAGGTGAAGCCATTCCGCAAG AGCTCTGATGGCAAGACCAATCGGCAGACTCGAAAGCGGGGCGATCAAAACAGGAAACAATGGAAGGCCAAGGAGAACGGCACCAGCAGAAGTAACGGCTCGAGACACAGCACGTCTGACCAGGATGGAGACAGCAAATcagaggaggatgaagaagatGACTCCAGAGATCTCCAGAACGGTGGAGAGGGCGAAAGCACAGCAGCTCAGACATTGAACGATTCAGAGTCGAGTTCTGCAGAGCACAACCAAAAACAGCACACTGAAGAAAACAGGACAGAACCGCTTGAGAATGGAGACGCGAACAACCCAGAGGAGAAAGAGATGAATGGAGGACAGGAGGAGTCCCAAGCACTTCAAAATGGCATTGACAAGAACGACGGAGACCAGAAAGAGAAGGAAGAAGCAACAGATGAAAGCCCCAGTCCGCCCAGAAGGACACGGAGTAAGGTGGCAGATG GAAAAGACGTGGAAAAGTCCAACGGTCCAGAACTGAGGAAGAGACGTGCATCAACGGGACAGATGCCACCGTCCAAAAGGAGCAGAGCCAACTCAAGCACAG AAAGAAACAGTCGATCCCAAATCAAACCAGACTCTGTCCCAGAGACTTCAGAAAGTAAGGATGGCTCAACCAGTCCTGCAGAAAATACAGCACCCAAAGAGGAGGCCGGATCCACACCTGATCCCG CTGCAGCAGTCAAACAGCCGCAAACAATCCACCTTCCAACCACAAACAAGTATAGCAGAGAACCAT TGTACAGGGTCATCAAAAACCAGCCGCCCCCTATCCTGTCCATCGAGCTGGACCACAACCCGTTCAAATGCACGATCGCAGGCTGCCTCAAGTCTTTCCGCAAGGCGTCTCTGCTGCACTACCACATGAAGTACTATCACGCACAGAGCGACCCAAGCCCCCCTGACTGCACCCAGACGCGCTTCTCTGACAAACAGAACCAAAGCCAGGAGACCCCTCGCAGGCGCCGGACCGTCCCGTCTCCCCACC GTCACGCTCTGTCGCCCCCTGCTGTCGCCCTGCACCGGCAGCGCTCGGCCACGCTGGTCGCAGAGAGGAGCAAAGAGAACCAGCACTTCAACCGCTCGCTGCATGACGACACACACTGGCTTGACAAGGAAACAG GAGCGAAAGAACGGGAGAGGCTGAGGGAGAAGCGACAGAGGGATTTCTTCCGCATCaaactgaagaaaaagaagaaaaggaagTCGAAGTCAG ACTGTTTCAGCACTGAGGAGAGCATTGGTCCAAAGCCTCTCCCCTGCAATCTGAATTCGGCCCACAAATTGCCCCTCTCCCTCACACACCAATCCTACTCGGGACACTGCCCCGAAAAGATGCTCAGCCAGG GTGAAGACAGCAGCAGTGATTTGTCCTCAGACAGTCCTGTATGGAGTGAGGAGGAGTCTGACGCAGAGCTGGATCTGAATGTGCCCCTCTCAGAGCAGGGTGTGGAAACACTCCCTCACAGCTCTGAGATCGTACGCTGTATTTGTGAAGTGCAGGAGGAGAACGACTTCATGATTCAG TGTGATGAGTGTTTGTGCTGGCAGCACGGGACGTGTATGGGTCTGTATGAGGACAGTGTGCCAGACAGCTACAGCTGCTACATCTGCAGAGACCCACCAG CCCAGAGACAGAGTCAAAGGTACTGGTATGATAAAGACTGGCTGAGCAGCGGTCACATGTATGGCTTGTCTTTCCTGGAGGAGAACTACTCCCACCAGAACAGTAAGAAAGTGGTAACTGCCCATCAGCTCCTGGGGGACGTCCACCGTGTGTTTGAGGTCCTGAACGGCCTTCAGCTCAAAATGAGCATCTTACA GACACAAGCCCATCCAGACCTGAAGTTCTGGCGGCAGCCCTGGACACCTGCAGACAGCCTGCGGAGGAAGACGGCAGGTGACTCGGGCATAGCTACACCCTTCCCCTCCTCACCCCCTGAAATGGGAGCGAATGAGTTTGAGACATTGAAGAGCGAAGTCCCATCACCTGTGGAGAGGCATTGCTCTTTCCAGGACTCGTACATTAGCAGCGAGCACTGCTACCAGAAGCCCCGTACATACTACCCTGCGGTGGAGAGAAGACTTGTGGTGGAGACACGGTGCGGTTCTGAGCTGGAGGACAGTCTGAGGAGCACAGAGGACCTTCTAGAGATGGCCGAGCAGAGGTACGGCACGCAGCTGGACCACGACCAGCACAAGCTTCAGCTGGCCGACCGCTCCTTTAGTAAG GAGCTGGAGTGTCGTATGAAGCGACTGGTTTCCGCAGAGCAGGAAAAGAGTTGTGTGGTAGAAATCAAGGAAGAGGAGCCTGACCCGGTGACCCCTGACCCAAAGCCTGACCCTGATCTTGTGCTGCACCAGCAGTGGCAGCTGAACCTGCTGGAGCACATTGAAGCAGTGCAGGACGAGGTGACGCACAGGATGGACCTTATCGAGCGAGAACTAGACG TGATGGAGAGTTGGTTAGACTACACAGGTGAGCTGGAGCCTCCAGATCCTCTTGCGCGCCTCCCTCAACTGAAACATCGCATCAGACAGCTCCTGACTGACCTGGGAACTGTCCAACAGATCGCACTCTGCTCCTCGTCCTCTTGA